One stretch of Streptomyces agglomeratus DNA includes these proteins:
- a CDS encoding acyl-CoA carboxylase subunit epsilon has product MNESLLRVEKGHAEPEELAAITAILMARAANRSDEAPAHHGRSTAGWRRLERTPGFRAPHSWQG; this is encoded by the coding sequence GTGAACGAATCTTTGCTGCGCGTCGAGAAGGGCCACGCCGAGCCCGAGGAGCTGGCCGCGATCACCGCGATCCTGATGGCCCGCGCCGCGAACCGCTCCGACGAGGCCCCCGCCCACCACGGCCGCTCCACGGCCGGCTGGCGCCGCCTGGAGCGCACCCCGGGCTTCCGCGCCCCGCACAGCTGGCAGGGCTGA
- a CDS encoding GTP-binding protein, which produces MDFASSSSGAARSTTSAKIVVAGGFGVGKTTFVGAVSEINPLRTEAVMTSASAGIDDLTHTGDKTTTTVAMDFGRITLDQDLILYLFGTPGQDRFWFMWDDLVRGAIGAVVLVDTRRLADCFPAVDYFENSGLPFVIALNGFDGHQPYNPDEVREALQIGPDTPILTTDARHRADAKSALITLVEHALMARLR; this is translated from the coding sequence GTGGACTTCGCAAGCTCTAGCAGCGGAGCAGCCCGCTCCACAACCTCCGCGAAGATCGTGGTGGCGGGCGGCTTCGGCGTGGGCAAGACCACGTTCGTCGGAGCCGTCTCGGAGATCAACCCGCTGCGCACCGAGGCCGTCATGACGTCCGCATCGGCGGGCATCGACGACCTCACGCACACCGGAGACAAGACCACCACGACGGTGGCCATGGACTTCGGCCGTATCACCCTGGACCAGGACCTGATCCTGTACCTCTTCGGTACGCCCGGTCAGGACCGCTTCTGGTTCATGTGGGACGACCTCGTGCGCGGCGCGATCGGCGCCGTCGTCCTGGTCGACACGCGGAGGCTCGCCGACTGCTTCCCCGCCGTCGACTACTTCGAGAACAGCGGGCTGCCGTTCGTCATCGCCCTCAACGGCTTCGACGGGCACCAGCCGTACAACCCGGACGAGGTGCGCGAGGCGCTCCAGATCGGCCCCGACACCCCGATCCTCACCACCGACGCCCGCCACCGCGCGGACGCCAAGAGCGCGCTGATCACGCTCGTCGAGCACGCCCTGATGGCGCGGCTCCGGTAG